Part of the Spinacia oleracea cultivar Varoflay chromosome 5, BTI_SOV_V1, whole genome shotgun sequence genome, GAGTTGTTCAGATTTGGGCTCTTCGTAGCTCGCTGGTTCGGGATTGGACTGTAattgctataatgaggatttaTTTGTGGCCGATGGCTTTAGGGCCGCCTTATAGCACTCTTTGGACTCTTGCTgatctcctttgatttcttgaaccccccatcgagtcgggaacttgatggtttagtgatatgtcgaagggatggccttcatgtcgtaaatccagggcctgcccaaaataatgttgtaagatgaagggcaatcaataacacagaactttacctgttggttgattccTTGTGCGTAAACGGGTAGGGTAACTTCTCCGAAGGTGGTTTTTTCTTCGCCACTGAACCCTATTAGCACGGTAGATTTTTTAACGACATCTGTGTCGGGGTTGAGCCCCATCTCTCTGAGGGAGTCGAGCATCATCACGTTAGTTGAGCTACCATTGTCGAcaaggactcgtttgatcatgcagtttCCAACAGGAATGGATATTACTAAGCCGTCGTGATGTTTgtccgagatgtcccctgcatcagattcattaaaagatataggggttaggTATTTGGCGGCTACGGCTCGGACTGGTCTGTCTATCTCATTTTCTCGGGCGTGtctcttcgctgcagaataagttaaaccacaaatgtcagaacctccagcaataaagttcacagttttagtatgagggggaggtggagaaggtcgagatggagagttagagttgtctttgttgacaacgccacgagctttatctgacatgacgtccttgaggtaaccatttttcagtaggtaggctacttctctcctcaacgcaacgcagtcgttggttgtgtgaccgatgtcggcatggaaatcacaccatttagagggatccttcttcgacTCGGGTTTGCTGGACTTCGGCGGCCATTGCACTGCTTTCCCTATCTTtgagaggtggttcatcagacctacagtgtcaacacagaaagaatattcattaatttttggaggcagatccgggctgttcttctagtcggagtcgtcgtcttcctccaccactgctatatgttgaggtcgggaataaggagcAGGGTGATCGTTACTCCTCTTGGGATAGGGCAGTCGTCTTTCCGTCTTCGAGTAATCATTACCCCCTTTCCGAGAATGgagagtttcttccaacctaacttgggcccttgctttggcttgagcatcttcgaacgtcttgcaggggtatttgattaaaTCCCTCCAGAGGTCGGTTTCTCCATACAATCCCTGCCTGAACGCTTCGATGGCTGTCGGGACATCACATTCAGGAACAgtcaccttctccctgatgaaccggGCTATATAATCCTTCAGGGGTTCGTCAGGACGTTGGATTACTCGGTATAAGTCGCTTGTCTGCTTCTCTAAACACCTGCTGCTAGCAAACTGTtggttgaacatgttgtcgaggtgAGAAAAAGAGGTAATGCACCCATTTGGCAGGCTAGTCAACCACTTCAAAGCGGGCCCAACCAATGTCGAACCGAACCCCTTGCAAAGGCTGGCTTTTCTCATGTGTTTGGGAACTGGAATGGTCATCATCCGTTGcttgtaggtcaagatatgtTCTCTTGGGTCGGTCGTCCCGTCGTACATGGGAATGTTGGGTGGGCTAAATTGTTTTGGGATGTCTATTGCATCAATGGGATCAGCATATGgggagtcggcataactgtctaggctagcttctttgattggtgttggtacGCCAGGGATTTTATTTATCATagtcatgatttgttggagttggtgatTGGTGTTCTCACAAATGTTGTTGAGCACCGGGACGAGGGGGCTAAATGTTTCGGGAAGGCTGGCTTGGAGATGTTGATAATAGGTACTCTGCGGGTATACGCCATGAGGTTGGTGAGGAGTGAATTGCGGCACCACTTGTTGCATGTAAGGGGGCGTTCCTTGAGTAgcgtgggtacctgcaacataaggaaaaggagttacgaaaccgtgactaaccggagcgactgacctgttaagaggagtATATGGAGAgtagtttcgagaagagtcgGGGCGCATTTGGGCATTGGGAAACGCTGCTTGCGGCGCCTGGCTAGCTAAAGGAACCGTCATCAACTGGGGAGGTGCTCCTGGCGCCGAAGTGACCAGGTTGACAAcaggttggacgacttgctgagagaagagttgATCCCATGGCATTTGAATCGCTGGCGTTGATCCTTGCGCCGGAAGCGTAACAGGCAGAGGCATTGACATGGTCACCATTGGGGGAGGCAACGGACGAGACACCGGAACGGAGGCGAGAGCCGTcaccatggtggatgtcgtcatgccgacCTGAGGTGGGGTTACCCGGGCAGCCGTCGTGGTGACAACTGTTGCCGATGTACCTGCAAAAGATGGTTGAGTTGGAGgcgggggaagccaactcgggttagagcgGGGCTGATTCGGTAATGGATCGAATTCGCGGATCTGCTGGAGAACAGGACCCCCAGGTTCGCCAAAGGGTACATGGAGGGGGTGATCTGGAGCGGCGTCAAGATCCAAGCGGCGGTTTAACCCGGAGGTGTCTCGCCGGTACTGGAACCTGgatccggtggcgatggaggcggtggaCCTGACTTGAGAGTGCAATGCTTCGTTCTCTTTctggaggatgttgatgcgctgctccatggcttcgaagcgacGAGTGATATCATCGGATGAGTTAGCATTTCCAGCCATGGTGATTAGAATGGTATTATCAAGCTGTTTTTTATTGTCAGCCCCACGATGGGCGCCAAattattttgggcaaattcgacttagagacgaacttgccttaATGAAGGtactaacaatcgatcgagctagataattgagaaTGGTGggagcaagttgtaatagcataggataatcgtaggtttattgcttggaaaatcatgtatgtaaaatagacaagactaagccattttataggcatttacaacaagagtgtaacgtttatggaataattgcccataattagataataaatgcgtaatgaaggccggcttcatcaagggtttgtaacgtTCGTTTTGAGCCCAGTAGTTGGGAATACCGTTCGAATAATGCCACCTTGCGCCTTGTTGGCAGCCACGTATGCAATGCTTTCCATGTATGCccatgtcaccaagagggtattttcccccctaacaaacaacaaccaaaacaatcttattttaatgctttaagacttgtgatcaaccaagcaagacacttgtgatattactaccatgttcctcctcaccaaagtgagactccacatcatgcatattaacatgagggttgtgcccttgcacgacaaatcctaattcatttcatacataacattcccaactgaaccctacatgtgcggtggcttacgtgagctaacccttcacatgtggtaaaataaatagtacaacgaggtacgaataattggctcaaagtatgctagacatcccgtacaatagcatacgaataaataatccatcccttgcatgtgaaataaccatacatgcataaatattgaacaacataatTGACAATGAAacccatactcataataattccaacatgcttgttcaacaattaat contains:
- the LOC130461381 gene encoding uncharacterized protein; the encoded protein is MTMINKIPGVPTPIKEASLDSYADSPYADPIDAIDIPKQFSPPNIPMYDGTTDPREHILTYKQRMMTIPVPKHMRKASLCKGFGSTLVGPALKWLTSLPNGCITSFSHLDNMFNQQFASSRCLEKQTSDLYRVIQRPDEPLKDYIARFIREKVTVPECDVPTAIEAFRQGLSDEPPLKDRESSAMAAEVQQTRVEEGSL